A single genomic interval of Blattabacterium sp. (Nauphoeta cinerea) harbors:
- the ffh gene encoding signal recognition particle protein yields the protein MFEHLQNKLSEALHVLKGHNTITEINIASSLKKIGRALIDADVNHKIVKSFIQRIQEKSIGKKVLTSLNPKQLITKIVYDELVSLMGENNVEVNLSKNPTIIVICGLQGSGKTSFSSKLAFFFKKKNKYPLLVAADTHRPAAIDQLEFIAKKVNIPVFSLKESKNVIEIVDKSIIHAYKQKKNIIIIDTAGRLAIDEIMMEEIKKINQYSHPNEVLFVVDAMTGQDAINTAQSFSKVLNFDGIVITKLDGDSRGGVAITMSSVVKKPIKFISNGEKIEDLEVFHPDRIANRILGMGDIVSLVEKVQEQFDEKRTKKIYHKISKNRFDFNDLFEQIQQIKKIGNIKNVISMIPGIDKYFSSYENKKDSITRIEAMIRSMSPYERNHPQILTDEKRRKRISKGSGIALNHIDIFLKQFYNMNQIMKKIHAHSGKKMVKDFIYHIMNKTNNV from the coding sequence ATGTTTGAACATTTACAAAATAAACTTTCTGAAGCTCTTCATGTTTTGAAGGGGCACAATACAATTACAGAAATTAATATAGCATCTTCTTTGAAAAAAATTGGACGAGCACTTATTGATGCAGATGTTAATCATAAAATAGTTAAAAGTTTTATTCAAAGAATTCAAGAAAAATCTATTGGAAAAAAAGTGCTAACTTCTTTAAATCCAAAACAATTAATTACAAAAATTGTATATGATGAGCTCGTTTCTCTTATGGGAGAAAATAATGTAGAAGTCAATCTTTCTAAAAATCCTACTATTATTGTAATTTGTGGATTACAGGGAAGTGGAAAAACTTCTTTTTCTTCTAAACTTGCTTTTTTTTTTAAAAAAAAGAATAAATATCCTTTATTAGTCGCTGCAGATACTCATCGTCCTGCAGCCATAGATCAATTGGAATTCATTGCGAAAAAAGTAAATATTCCTGTTTTTTCTTTAAAAGAAAGCAAAAATGTTATAGAAATTGTGGATAAATCTATTATTCATGCTTATAAACAAAAGAAAAATATAATTATCATTGATACAGCTGGTAGATTAGCAATAGATGAAATTATGATGGAAGAAATTAAAAAAATCAATCAATATTCTCATCCAAATGAAGTTTTATTTGTTGTTGATGCTATGACAGGACAAGATGCTATAAATACGGCTCAATCTTTCTCAAAGGTATTGAATTTTGATGGCATTGTAATAACAAAGTTAGATGGAGATAGTAGAGGGGGTGTTGCTATAACTATGTCTAGTGTAGTAAAAAAACCTATAAAATTTATTAGCAATGGAGAAAAAATAGAAGATTTAGAAGTTTTTCATCCAGACAGAATAGCTAATAGAATATTAGGTATGGGTGATATAGTTTCTTTAGTTGAAAAAGTACAAGAACAATTTGATGAAAAAAGAACTAAAAAAATTTATCATAAAATTTCAAAAAATCGTTTCGATTTTAACGATTTATTTGAGCAAATCCAACAAATCAAAAAAATAGGAAATATAAAAAATGTTATTTCTATGATTCCTGGAATTGATAAGTATTTTTCATCTTATGAAAATAAAAAAGATTCTATAACAAGAATAGAAGCGATGATTCGTTCTATGAGTCCTTATGAAAGGAATCATCCTCAAATTCTTACTGATGAAAAAAGAAGAAAAAGAATATCTAAAGGATCTGGGATAGCATTAAATCATATAGATATTTTTTTGAAACAATTTTATAATATGAATCAAATCATGAAAAAAATTCATGCTCATTCAGGAAAAAAAATGGTCAAAGATTTTATATATCATATAATGAATAAAACAAATAATGTATAA
- a CDS encoding glycerol-3-phosphate dehydrogenase/oxidase, producing MMKGFLNRDRFLDILENVNIWDVIIIGGGATGLGIALDSSSRGYKTLLLEQSDFSKGTSSRSTKLIHGGIRYLAQGNIKLVYEALQERGFLLKNAPHLVKKQKFIIPVFNWKTGIMYWAGLKLYEWLSGSLSFGKSRFLSQKEIIRDFPEIQSKKLKGGILYYDGQFDDARLAINLAQTCVQKGGILLNYFKVKSLLKKVGNKVSGVIACDLETKKKYSIYSKIVINATGVFSDSISKMDESSCPIFIKPSQGTHIVLDKYFFRSSNAIVIPKTTDGRVLFCVPWYNHVLVGTTDTFLEKSVLEPKPLEEEIDFILQTFNKYFILHIKKSDILSAFSGLRPLFVSNNNYCSDPIQTKDISRSHKLIISSSGLISIIGGKWTTYRKMAEDTVNKAIEIGNLHNVPSVTKNLKIYGSYSSYDKKSQNLYWNKYGEDEYHIKKLIEKNPLLGVSLISKDALNASYYTEAEVIWMVRYEMARTIEDVLARRFRLLFLNAKKAIDIAPRVAALMAKELSRDDKWEKSQIDAFKKLAMQYYYPAVC from the coding sequence ATGATGAAAGGTTTTTTAAATAGAGATAGATTTTTAGACATTTTAGAAAATGTTAATATTTGGGATGTTATCATTATTGGAGGAGGAGCGACAGGGTTAGGAATAGCTTTGGATTCTTCTTCAAGAGGATATAAAACTCTTCTATTAGAACAGTCCGATTTTTCTAAAGGAACTTCTAGTAGAAGTACAAAATTAATTCATGGAGGGATTCGGTATTTAGCTCAAGGAAATATAAAATTAGTTTATGAAGCATTACAAGAAAGAGGTTTTTTATTAAAAAATGCTCCTCATTTAGTAAAAAAACAAAAATTTATTATTCCAGTCTTCAATTGGAAAACGGGAATCATGTACTGGGCTGGTTTGAAATTGTATGAGTGGCTATCTGGTTCTTTAAGTTTTGGAAAATCTAGATTTTTATCCCAAAAGGAAATAATTAGAGATTTTCCAGAAATTCAAAGTAAAAAGTTAAAAGGGGGGATTTTATATTATGACGGACAATTTGATGATGCACGTTTAGCCATAAATTTAGCACAAACTTGTGTTCAAAAAGGTGGGATATTATTAAACTATTTTAAAGTCAAAAGTTTACTAAAAAAAGTTGGAAATAAAGTTTCTGGAGTCATTGCTTGTGATCTTGAAACTAAAAAGAAATATTCTATTTATTCGAAAATAGTTATAAACGCTACTGGAGTTTTTTCTGATTCTATTTCAAAAATGGATGAATCTTCATGTCCTATTTTTATCAAACCGAGTCAAGGAACACATATTGTGTTAGATAAATATTTTTTTAGAAGTTCAAATGCTATAGTGATTCCAAAAACTACAGATGGTCGAGTATTATTTTGCGTACCATGGTACAATCATGTTTTAGTAGGAACTACAGATACTTTTTTGGAAAAAAGTGTCCTCGAACCAAAACCTTTAGAGGAAGAAATAGATTTTATATTACAAACTTTTAACAAATATTTTATACTTCACATAAAAAAAAGTGATATATTAAGTGCATTTTCTGGATTACGTCCTCTTTTTGTTTCTAATAATAATTATTGTTCCGATCCTATTCAAACTAAAGATATTTCTAGGTCTCATAAACTTATAATTAGTTCCTCTGGACTCATTAGTATTATAGGAGGAAAATGGACAACATATAGAAAAATGGCAGAAGACACTGTAAATAAAGCTATTGAAATAGGAAATCTACATAATGTACCTTCTGTCACAAAAAATTTAAAAATTTATGGATCCTATTCTTCATATGATAAAAAAAGCCAGAATCTTTATTGGAATAAATATGGGGAAGATGAATATCATATAAAAAAATTGATTGAAAAAAATCCCCTTTTAGGGGTTTCCTTAATTTCAAAAGATGCCTTAAATGCTTCTTATTATACCGAAGCAGAAGTGATTTGGATGGTTCGTTATGAAATGGCAAGAACAATTGAAGATGTTTTAGCGAGAAGGTTCCGTTTATTATTTTTAAATGCTAAAAAAGCAATAGATATAGCACCTAGAGTAGCTGCATTAATGGCTAAAGAACTTTCTAGAGATGATAAATGGGAAAAATCACAAATAGATGCTTTCAAAAAGTTAGCTATGCAATACTATTATCCAGCAGTTTGCTAG
- the glpK gene encoding glycerol kinase GlpK, which produces MFMKKYVLSLDQGTTSSRAIIFDKIGNIISVAQREFTQIYPHPGWVEHNAEEIWSTQASVALEAILKANLEGENIVSIGITNQRETTVVWDKRTGEPIFNAIVWQDRRTFKYCDQIKKEGLTEMIRKKTGLIIDPYFSATKIRWILENVPGAKEKARSGFLAFGTIDSWLIWNLTGKATHVTDVTNASRTMLFNIHTLNWDKELIDLFNIPITMLPEVKSSSEIFGYTTGHILSHKIPISGIAGDQQAALFGQMCTKIGMVKNTYGTGCFMLMNVGDHPVFSQNNLITTVAWKIQNKVQYALEGSVFIAGAVVQWLRDGLGLLLSSNEAETLASSVENTEGLYMVPAFSGLGAPYWDQKARGTIVGITRGTSSAHLVRAALESIAFQNMDVLKAMEADSGISIKELRVDGGATVNKLLMQFQSDILNVKVVKSRISELTAAGAAYLAGLAVNYWSSLEEIQDKWQLEQIFEPQEMSSRLERIQGWKKAIKTTRSWSNQIK; this is translated from the coding sequence ATGTTTATGAAAAAATATGTGCTATCATTAGATCAGGGAACTACCAGTTCTAGAGCTATTATTTTTGATAAAATTGGAAATATTATTTCTGTAGCTCAAAGAGAATTTACGCAAATTTATCCTCATCCTGGATGGGTAGAACACAATGCAGAAGAAATATGGTCGACGCAAGCTTCAGTTGCTTTAGAAGCTATTTTAAAGGCAAATTTAGAAGGAGAAAATATTGTTTCTATAGGTATTACCAATCAAAGAGAAACTACTGTTGTATGGGATAAAAGAACTGGAGAACCTATTTTTAATGCTATAGTGTGGCAAGATAGACGTACATTTAAATATTGTGATCAAATTAAAAAAGAAGGATTAACCGAAATGATTCGAAAAAAAACAGGTTTAATTATAGATCCTTATTTTTCCGCTACGAAAATTAGATGGATATTAGAAAATGTACCCGGAGCTAAGGAAAAAGCTCGTTCTGGATTTTTAGCATTTGGAACTATAGATTCATGGTTAATATGGAATTTAACTGGGAAAGCAACTCATGTCACAGATGTGACTAATGCTTCTCGTACTATGTTATTTAATATTCACACACTTAATTGGGATAAAGAGTTGATAGATTTATTTAATATTCCAATAACTATGCTTCCAGAAGTAAAATCATCTAGTGAAATTTTCGGTTATACAACAGGACATATTTTATCGCATAAAATTCCAATATCTGGAATTGCTGGAGATCAACAAGCTGCTCTTTTCGGTCAAATGTGTACTAAAATTGGTATGGTTAAAAATACTTATGGAACAGGATGTTTTATGTTAATGAATGTAGGAGATCATCCTGTATTTTCTCAAAATAATTTAATCACTACTGTAGCTTGGAAAATACAAAATAAAGTTCAATATGCATTAGAAGGAAGTGTTTTTATTGCAGGAGCTGTCGTTCAATGGCTTAGAGATGGGTTAGGATTACTTTTATCTTCCAATGAAGCGGAAACATTAGCTTCTTCTGTTGAAAATACGGAAGGTTTATATATGGTTCCAGCTTTTTCAGGTTTAGGTGCTCCTTATTGGGATCAAAAAGCGAGAGGAACCATTGTAGGGATAACGAGGGGAACTTCTTCTGCTCATCTTGTTAGAGCAGCATTAGAAAGTATCGCTTTTCAAAATATGGACGTATTGAAAGCTATGGAAGCAGATTCGGGGATTTCTATAAAAGAACTTCGTGTAGATGGAGGAGCTACGGTAAATAAATTGTTAATGCAATTTCAATCTGATATTTTAAATGTGAAAGTTGTAAAATCTAGAATTTCTGAATTAACAGCAGCTGGAGCTGCTTATTTAGCGGGATTAGCTGTAAATTATTGGAGTAGTCTTGAAGAAATTCAAGATAAATGGCAATTAGAACAGATTTTTGAACCCCAAGAAATGTCTAGTAGATTGGAAAGAATACAAGGTTGGAAAAAAGCGATTAAAACAACACGTTCTTGGTCAAATCAAATCAAATAA
- a CDS encoding MIP/aquaporin family protein, which produces MTKIYAEIIGTMILVFLGNGVVANVILSKTKGHSKSGEWLIITIGWALAVFMGITVSAPYSGAHLNPCVTISFAIIGKFNWGMVPFYILSQFIGAMLGSFFVWLLYKDHFFETQGKEEKLSVFVTVPSTKNLFSNFRSEVFTTFIFILISLYLSTEGTLFFKEEKYPIGLGSLGALPSSLVVFGIVLSLGGVTGAALNPARDLGPRIIYSIIPIPGKGKSNWDYALIPVLGPIVGCVMAATLYLFLSS; this is translated from the coding sequence ATGACAAAAATATATGCAGAAATCATAGGAACAATGATTTTGGTATTTTTAGGAAATGGGGTGGTAGCAAATGTTATTTTATCGAAAACCAAAGGTCATAGCAAAAGTGGAGAATGGTTAATTATTACTATAGGATGGGCATTAGCTGTTTTTATGGGTATAACAGTTTCTGCACCTTATAGTGGAGCTCATTTAAATCCATGCGTTACAATAAGTTTTGCCATAATTGGAAAATTTAATTGGGGAATGGTCCCTTTTTATATTTTATCTCAATTTATTGGAGCTATGTTAGGATCTTTCTTTGTCTGGCTTTTATACAAAGATCATTTTTTTGAAACTCAAGGAAAAGAAGAAAAATTATCTGTTTTTGTGACTGTTCCTTCTACAAAAAATTTATTTTCTAATTTTAGAAGTGAAGTATTTACTACTTTTATTTTTATATTGATTTCTTTATATCTTTCTACAGAAGGAACTCTTTTTTTTAAAGAAGAAAAATATCCTATAGGGTTAGGGTCTTTGGGGGCGCTTCCTTCCTCTCTGGTCGTATTTGGAATTGTTTTATCATTAGGGGGAGTTACAGGCGCTGCATTAAATCCTGCTCGTGATTTAGGTCCAAGAATTATATATTCTATTATCCCCATTCCAGGAAAAGGAAAAAGTAATTGGGATTATGCATTGATTCCAGTTTTGGGGCCAATAGTAGGATGTGTAATGGCAGCAACATTATATCTATTTTTATCATCATAA
- the thrS gene encoding threonine--tRNA ligase: MNKKNKNKLFPLLKENSNRDHRKIGKKLKFFIFSDRVGTGLPLWLPRGTVFRKKLEEFLIDVQEKSGYEMVVTPHIGHKKLYVISGHWSKYGKDHFKPIHTPRQEEEYLLKPMNCPHHCEIYRSQEWSYRDLPKRFAEFGTVYRYEQSGELHGLTRVRCFTQDDAHIFCTYDQLLEEFKKVINLVFYVFRSLGFFTYTVRISLRDPKRIDGYIGSETNWKKAENTILQVVKEENIEASVNYGDAAFYGPKLDFLIQDSLGRNWQLGTIQVDYNLPERFDLYYKGKNNEKCRPVMIHRAPFGSLERIIAIMIEHTEGNLPLWLVPNQAVILPISDKYVVYAKKILNLMLNYNIRVFIDNRNEKINKKIRDSEENKIPYMIILGNKEEKNETMSLRRHGLGHIGVFSISNGIESILNETNFKTKTIKLL, from the coding sequence ATGAATAAAAAGAATAAAAATAAGCTGTTTCCTCTTTTAAAAGAAAATTCGAATAGAGATCATAGAAAAATAGGAAAAAAACTTAAATTTTTTATTTTCTCTGATCGAGTAGGAACTGGATTACCTTTATGGTTACCTAGAGGAACAGTTTTTAGAAAAAAGTTAGAGGAATTTTTAATTGATGTTCAAGAAAAATCAGGATACGAAATGGTTGTAACTCCACATATTGGTCATAAAAAATTATATGTAATAAGTGGTCATTGGAGTAAATATGGAAAAGATCATTTTAAACCCATTCATACTCCTCGTCAAGAAGAAGAGTATCTTTTAAAACCTATGAATTGTCCTCATCATTGTGAAATCTATCGTTCTCAAGAATGGTCTTACCGCGATCTTCCTAAGCGTTTTGCAGAGTTTGGAACAGTATATCGTTATGAACAAAGTGGAGAACTTCATGGTTTAACTAGAGTCAGATGTTTTACTCAAGATGATGCACATATTTTTTGTACTTATGATCAATTGTTAGAAGAATTTAAAAAAGTGATTAATTTAGTATTTTATGTTTTTCGTTCTTTAGGTTTTTTTACATATACAGTTAGAATCTCTCTTAGAGATCCTAAAAGAATAGACGGTTATATAGGGTCAGAAACAAATTGGAAAAAAGCTGAAAACACTATCCTACAAGTAGTCAAAGAAGAAAATATAGAAGCGTCTGTTAATTATGGAGATGCAGCTTTTTATGGCCCAAAATTAGATTTTCTCATTCAAGATTCTTTAGGAAGAAATTGGCAACTTGGAACAATTCAAGTAGATTATAATTTGCCTGAAAGATTTGATTTATATTATAAAGGAAAAAATAATGAAAAATGTCGTCCAGTAATGATACATAGAGCTCCTTTTGGTTCATTAGAACGTATTATTGCTATTATGATAGAACATACAGAAGGGAATCTTCCACTATGGTTGGTCCCTAATCAAGCAGTTATACTTCCTATAAGTGATAAATATGTAGTTTATGCAAAAAAAATTTTAAATTTAATGTTGAATTATAATATTCGTGTATTTATTGATAATAGAAACGAAAAGATTAACAAAAAAATTAGAGATTCTGAAGAAAATAAGATCCCTTATATGATTATTTTGGGAAATAAAGAAGAAAAAAATGAAACGATGTCATTACGACGTCATGGATTAGGACATATAGGAGTATTTTCTATTTCCAATGGAATAGAATCTATTTTGAATGAAACAAATTTCAAAACTAAAACTATAAAATTATTATAA
- the infC gene encoding translation initiation factor IF-3: MIKKKYPKGNKKKHRPLPQKKEKHRINDGIINTPKVRLVGDSSIENGIYSIQEALQFSKKRELDLVEINPKLIPPVCKILDYKKFLYEQKKRKKQFKAKQIKVNTKEIRFGPQIGDHDGKVKIKSAEKFLMRGDKVKVFVFFKGRSIVYKDQGKIKLLKFAEEIEEYGKVEQMPVMEGKRMYMILAPKKF, from the coding sequence ATTATAAAAAAGAAATATCCAAAAGGTAATAAAAAAAAACACCGACCATTACCGCAAAAAAAAGAAAAACATCGTATTAATGATGGTATTATTAATACACCAAAAGTTCGTTTAGTCGGTGATTCTTCCATAGAAAATGGAATCTATTCCATACAAGAAGCACTTCAATTTTCTAAGAAAAGAGAGCTAGATTTGGTTGAGATTAATCCTAAATTAATTCCTCCAGTATGTAAAATATTGGATTACAAGAAATTCTTATATGAACAAAAGAAAAGAAAAAAACAATTTAAAGCAAAACAAATTAAAGTAAATACTAAAGAAATCCGATTCGGTCCACAAATTGGAGATCATGATGGGAAAGTAAAAATTAAAAGTGCAGAGAAATTTTTAATGCGTGGAGATAAAGTAAAAGTATTTGTTTTTTTTAAAGGACGTTCTATAGTATATAAAGATCAAGGGAAAATAAAATTATTAAAATTTGCAGAAGAAATTGAGGAATATGGAAAAGTAGAGCAAATGCCGGTAATGGAAGGAAAGAGAATGTATATGATATTAGCTCCAAAAAAATTTTAA
- the rpmI gene encoding 50S ribosomal protein L35, translating into MPKLKTKSGSKKRFKKTAHGYIKRKHAFKNHLLTKKSKKRKRNLSVFTLLKKSNQKNIEMQI; encoded by the coding sequence ATGCCTAAATTAAAAACAAAATCAGGATCGAAAAAAAGATTTAAAAAAACGGCTCATGGATATATCAAAAGAAAACATGCATTTAAGAATCATTTATTAACAAAAAAGTCTAAAAAAAGAAAACGGAATCTTTCCGTATTCACTTTATTAAAAAAATCAAATCAAAAAAATATAGAAATGCAAATTTAG
- the rplT gene encoding 50S ribosomal protein L20 → MPRSTNAVSSRRKRKKILKLAKGFYGSRSKVYTVAKNAVEKSFLYSFSGRKRKKRNFKSLWIQRINAGVRQYGKSYSEFMNKLSEKKIKINRKILSYISMNDPDVFKKMIDDVYSK, encoded by the coding sequence ATGCCTAGATCTACAAATGCGGTTTCCTCTAGACGAAAACGTAAAAAAATACTGAAATTAGCTAAGGGGTTTTATGGTTCTAGAAGTAAAGTTTATACAGTCGCTAAAAATGCTGTAGAAAAATCTTTTCTTTATTCTTTTTCAGGAAGAAAAAGAAAAAAAAGAAATTTCAAGTCTCTTTGGATTCAACGTATTAATGCAGGAGTACGTCAGTATGGAAAATCCTATTCCGAGTTTATGAATAAATTATCGGAAAAAAAAATCAAAATCAATAGGAAAATTCTTTCATATATATCTATGAATGATCCTGATGTTTTTAAAAAAATGATAGATGACGTTTATTCAAAATAA
- the def gene encoding peptide deformylase — protein MVLPIVLYGSPILRKKCLNIDFYSHENKNKINQLIQDMFETVQKVKGLGLAAPQIGKNIRLFIVETPYFKEVFINAKILKIHGKECKFNEGCLSLPGIMGDVKRKSNVIIEYYDQNWKKQKRTLTGICARVIFHEYDHIEGKLFIDYFSTHKKKMIEKKLMNLKKIYFE, from the coding sequence ATGGTATTACCTATAGTTCTTTATGGAAGTCCTATTTTGAGAAAAAAGTGTTTAAATATAGATTTTTATTCTCATGAAAACAAAAATAAAATCAATCAATTGATTCAAGATATGTTTGAAACTGTACAAAAAGTAAAAGGATTAGGATTAGCCGCTCCCCAAATTGGGAAAAATATTCGACTTTTTATAGTAGAAACTCCTTATTTTAAGGAGGTTTTTATTAATGCTAAGATATTAAAAATTCATGGAAAAGAATGTAAATTTAATGAAGGATGTCTTAGTCTTCCTGGAATCATGGGGGATGTTAAAAGAAAATCTAATGTTATAATTGAATATTATGATCAAAATTGGAAAAAACAAAAAAGGACCTTAACAGGTATATGTGCAAGAGTCATTTTCCATGAATATGATCATATTGAAGGAAAACTCTTTATAGATTATTTTTCTACACATAAAAAAAAAATGATAGAGAAAAAATTAATGAACTTAAAAAAAATTTATTTTGAATAA
- a CDS encoding RuvX/YqgF family protein — protein MAKILGMDYGKIITGLSITDTKKIFAFGLNAVPTIKLMNFLEYFLVDEKIEKIVIGLPKKLNNQKEISIEAEIQKFIYKFHIKYPKILIERLDERFTSKIAFDTMIKLGLGKKKRRKK, from the coding sequence ATGGCAAAAATATTAGGAATGGATTATGGGAAAATTATTACTGGTTTATCTATAACAGATACTAAAAAAATATTTGCGTTTGGATTAAACGCCGTTCCCACTATAAAATTGATGAATTTTCTAGAATATTTTTTAGTTGATGAGAAAATAGAAAAAATCGTTATAGGATTACCTAAAAAATTGAATAATCAAAAAGAAATTTCAATAGAAGCAGAAATTCAAAAATTTATTTATAAATTTCATATAAAATATCCTAAAATTCTTATAGAAAGATTAGATGAACGTTTTACATCAAAAATAGCTTTTGATACTATGATCAAATTGGGTTTAGGTAAAAAAAAAAGAAGAAAAAAGTAA
- a CDS encoding 2,3,4,5-tetrahydropyridine-2,6-dicarboxylate N-succinyltransferase: MNRLKLEIEKFWNNKNIWTTDANIKNIVLQIIEHLEIGSIRVANFLNEKWVVNEWVKKAIIMYFSIQNMNTVELGPLEFYDKIPIKNKFKEKGIRVVPHAIARYGSYISPGVILMPSYVNIGAYIGKNTMIDTWATVGSCAQVGNCVHVSGGVGIGGVLEPLQAHPVIVEDDVFIGSRCILVEGVLIKKGAVLGANVVLTASTKIFDVTHDKPIEIKGIIPKYSVVIPGSYPKKFPSGIYHVPCSIIIGKRKESTNKKVSLNDALRTHNLAI, translated from the coding sequence ATGAATAGATTAAAACTAGAGATAGAGAAATTTTGGAATAATAAAAATATATGGACGACTGATGCAAATATAAAAAATATAGTTCTTCAAATTATTGAACATTTAGAAATTGGTTCAATCAGAGTAGCTAATTTTTTGAATGAAAAATGGGTTGTCAATGAATGGGTTAAAAAAGCTATTATTATGTATTTTTCTATTCAAAATATGAATACAGTGGAGTTAGGCCCATTAGAATTTTATGATAAAATTCCTATAAAAAATAAATTTAAGGAAAAAGGAATTCGTGTCGTTCCTCATGCTATAGCACGTTACGGATCATATATATCGCCTGGAGTTATTCTTATGCCTTCTTATGTAAATATAGGTGCATATATAGGAAAAAATACAATGATAGATACATGGGCGACAGTAGGTAGTTGCGCTCAGGTTGGGAATTGTGTTCATGTAAGTGGAGGAGTAGGAATTGGAGGAGTTTTAGAACCATTACAAGCTCATCCAGTTATTGTAGAAGATGATGTTTTTATTGGATCTAGATGTATTTTAGTAGAAGGAGTTTTGATAAAAAAAGGAGCTGTTTTAGGAGCAAATGTAGTTCTCACAGCGTCTACTAAGATTTTTGATGTAACTCATGATAAACCTATTGAAATAAAGGGGATAATTCCAAAATATTCTGTGGTTATACCTGGATCTTATCCCAAAAAATTTCCTTCAGGTATATATCATGTTCCATGTTCTATAATTATAGGGAAAAGGAAAGAAAGCACAAATAAAAAAGTTTCTCTTAATGATGCATTAAGAACCCATAATTTAGCAATTTAA
- a CDS encoding L-threonylcarbamoyladenylate synthase: MSFYGEIEKSVEILKKGKVLLHPTDTVWGLGCDAFNIQAIKKICEIKNRNISKSMILLVESMDRLHQLVGKISFFTQKIIFDNLVKKDKPITIVYENEKKMASHFFKKDRTLAVRLTYDPFCICLIRNLDRPIVSTSANLSGFVSPKSFSEISPSILDKTDYVVNFRREEKAIYSGSSIIKIVANQVKILRM, translated from the coding sequence ATGTCTTTTTACGGAGAAATAGAAAAAAGTGTAGAGATTTTGAAAAAAGGGAAAGTTTTGTTGCACCCCACAGATACTGTGTGGGGATTGGGATGTGATGCATTTAATATACAAGCTATAAAAAAAATATGTGAAATAAAGAATAGAAATATTTCTAAATCTATGATTCTTTTGGTAGAAAGTATGGATCGTTTACATCAATTGGTAGGAAAAATTTCTTTTTTTACTCAAAAAATAATTTTTGATAATCTTGTGAAAAAGGATAAACCTATTACTATAGTATATGAAAATGAAAAAAAAATGGCATCTCACTTTTTTAAAAAAGATAGGACTTTAGCCGTTCGTTTAACATATGATCCATTTTGTATTTGTTTGATCAGAAATTTGGATAGACCTATTGTTTCTACTTCTGCTAATCTGTCAGGATTTGTCTCTCCTAAATCTTTTTCAGAAATTAGTCCTTCTATTTTAGACAAAACAGATTATGTTGTAAATTTTCGTAGAGAAGAAAAAGCTATTTATAGTGGTTCTTCTATTATAAAAATTGTTGCCAATCAGGTTAAAATATTACGTATGTAG